One part of the Streptococcus sp. oral taxon 431 genome encodes these proteins:
- a CDS encoding Na/Pi cotransporter family protein, whose protein sequence is MSINWQEIIFHFLGGLGLFLYSIKTMGDGLQQAAGDRLRYYIDKYTSNPFLGVLVGIVVTALIQSSTGVTVITVGLVSASLLTLRQAIGIIMGANIGTTVTSFIIGFKLGEYALPLIFLGTMFLFFTKNRTANNIGRILFGVGGIFYALNLISAGMSPLKDLPQFKEYMVTLGQNPILGVVAGAVITVLIQASSATIGILQGLYAGGFLDLKGSLPVLFGDNIGTTLTVIIAAAGANVSAKRVAASHVTFNVLGTILCLILLGPFTSMIEYFQALLHLSPEMTIAFSHGAFNVSNTIVQFPFIGALAYFVTKLIPGEDEVVKYEPLYLDEQLIQQAPSIALGNAKKELLHLGNYAVKAFDLSYDYIINSNEKVAEKGHKTEEAINTIDEKLTRYLISLSSEALSQKESEVLTNILDSSRDLERIGDHAEALINLNDYLQRKNVQFSNSALEELEEIYRQTSDFVKDALESVENNDLEKAQALIERHEAINKMERVLRKTHIKRLNNGECSTQAGVNFIDIISHYTRVSDHAMNLAEKVLAEQI, encoded by the coding sequence ACAAGTAATCCCTTCTTAGGGGTTTTAGTGGGGATTGTCGTCACTGCCCTAATCCAGTCAAGTACAGGTGTAACGGTTATTACGGTTGGACTAGTCAGTGCTAGTCTCCTCACCCTTAGACAGGCCATCGGGATTATCATGGGAGCCAATATTGGAACGACCGTAACGTCCTTCATCATCGGTTTCAAACTTGGCGAGTATGCCCTACCCTTGATTTTCCTTGGAACCATGTTCTTATTCTTTACAAAAAACCGTACTGCAAATAATATTGGACGTATCCTTTTTGGTGTGGGTGGTATCTTCTACGCCCTCAACCTCATTAGTGCTGGTATGAGTCCACTTAAAGACTTACCTCAGTTCAAGGAATACATGGTTACCTTGGGTCAAAATCCTATCTTGGGAGTTGTGGCTGGTGCTGTCATTACCGTACTGATTCAGGCATCTTCTGCAACTATCGGGATTCTACAAGGTCTCTATGCAGGTGGTTTCCTCGACCTCAAAGGTTCTCTACCAGTCCTATTTGGGGACAATATCGGTACAACCTTAACAGTTATTATCGCAGCAGCCGGAGCAAACGTTTCTGCTAAACGAGTTGCAGCATCACATGTTACCTTTAACGTTTTGGGAACTATCCTCTGCTTAATCTTGTTGGGCCCATTCACTTCGATGATTGAGTACTTCCAAGCTTTACTTCACCTCTCACCAGAGATGACTATCGCTTTCTCACATGGTGCCTTCAATGTAAGTAATACCATTGTACAATTCCCATTCATCGGTGCCCTAGCCTACTTTGTTACCAAGCTAATCCCTGGTGAAGATGAAGTTGTTAAATACGAACCTCTTTATCTGGATGAACAACTAATCCAACAAGCTCCTTCTATCGCCCTAGGAAACGCCAAGAAAGAACTTCTCCACCTTGGAAACTATGCTGTTAAAGCATTTGACCTTTCTTACGACTACATTATCAATTCTAACGAAAAAGTAGCTGAAAAAGGACACAAGACTGAAGAAGCTATCAACACAATCGACGAGAAATTAACACGTTACCTCATTAGTCTATCTAGTGAAGCATTGAGCCAAAAAGAGAGTGAAGTCTTAACCAACATCCTTGACTCTTCTCGAGACTTGGAACGTATCGGTGACCACGCTGAAGCTTTGATTAATCTTAACGACTACTTGCAACGCAAGAATGTTCAATTCTCTAACTCAGCCCTAGAAGAGTTGGAAGAGATTTACCGTCAAACAAGCGATTTCGTTAAAGATGCTCTTGAAAGTGTTGAAAATAATGACCTTGAAAAAGCTCAGGCTCTTATTGAACGCCATGAAGCCATCAACAAGATGGAACGTGTCCTTCGTAAGACTCACATCAAGCGCCTCAACAATGGTGAATGTTCTACCCAAGCAGGTGTCAACTTTATCGATATCATTTCACACTATACTCGTGTTTCAGACCACGCTATGAATCTTGCTGAAAAGGTTTTGGCTGAACAAATCTAA
- the pepA gene encoding glutamyl aminopeptidase — protein MTTLFSKIKEVTELSAISGHEAPVRAYLREKITPHVDEVVTDGLGGIFGVKHSEVENAPRVLVASHMDEVGFMVSEIKPDGTFRVVSIGGWNPMVVSSQRFKLFTRQGREIPVISGSVPPHLTRGTGGPTMPAISDIVFDGGFADKAEAESFGIRPGDTIVPDSSAILTANEKNIISKAWDNRYGVLMVSELAENLSGQKLGNELYLGANVQEEVGLRGAHASTTKFDPEVFLAVDCSPAGDVYGGQGKIGDGTLIRFYDPGHLLLPGMKDFLLTTAEEAGIKYQYYCGKGGTDAGAAHLKNGGVPSTTIGVCARYIHSHQTLYAMDDFLEAQAFLQALVKKLDRSTVDLIKNY, from the coding sequence ATGACAACATTATTTTCTAAAATCAAAGAAGTAACAGAACTTTCCGCTATCTCAGGTCATGAAGCACCTGTTCGCGCTTATCTTCGTGAAAAAATTACTCCTCACGTAGATGAAGTTGTGACTGATGGCTTGGGTGGTATTTTTGGGGTTAAACACTCAGAAGTTGAAAATGCACCTCGTGTTTTGGTAGCCTCTCACATGGATGAAGTTGGTTTTATGGTTAGTGAAATCAAGCCAGACGGGACCTTCCGAGTAGTCAGCATTGGTGGTTGGAACCCTATGGTTGTCAGCAGCCAACGCTTTAAACTCTTTACGCGCCAAGGACGTGAAATTCCAGTCATCTCAGGTTCAGTTCCTCCACATTTGACTCGAGGCACAGGTGGCCCAACCATGCCAGCTATTTCAGATATCGTTTTTGATGGTGGTTTTGCAGATAAGGCTGAGGCTGAAAGTTTTGGTATCCGTCCTGGAGATACTATCGTTCCAGATAGTAGCGCAATCCTAACTGCTAATGAAAAAAATATCATCTCAAAAGCATGGGATAACCGTTATGGAGTTCTCATGGTTAGCGAGTTGGCAGAAAACTTGTCAGGTCAAAAACTGGGAAATGAACTTTACCTCGGTGCTAACGTCCAAGAGGAAGTTGGACTTCGTGGTGCCCATGCATCTACAACAAAATTTGATCCAGAAGTATTCCTTGCGGTGGATTGCTCACCAGCAGGTGATGTTTATGGTGGTCAAGGTAAGATTGGTGATGGAACCTTAATTCGTTTCTACGATCCAGGTCACTTGCTTCTCCCAGGTATGAAGGATTTCCTTTTGACGACAGCTGAAGAAGCTGGAATCAAGTACCAATACTACTGTGGAAAAGGTGGAACTGACGCTGGGGCAGCTCATCTGAAAAATGGTGGAGTACCATCAACAACAATCGGTGTTTGTGCCCGTTATATCCACTCTCACCAAACCCTTTACGCTATGGATGATTTCCTTGAAGCCCAAGCCTTCTTACAAGCCTTAGTTAAAAAATTAGATCGCTCAACTGTAGATTTGATTAAAAACTATTAA
- the yidD gene encoding membrane protein insertion efficiency factor YidD encodes MKKILIAPVRFYQRFISPAFPPSCRFEPTCSNYMIQAIEKHGFKGVLMGLARILRCHPWSETGKDPVPDHFSLKRNTREEGSHL; translated from the coding sequence ATGAAAAAAATCTTAATTGCGCCAGTGCGCTTTTACCAACGTTTTATCTCCCCAGCCTTTCCACCCTCTTGTCGCTTTGAACCGACTTGTTCCAACTACATGATTCAGGCTATTGAAAAACATGGCTTCAAGGGAGTTTTGATGGGCTTGGCTCGGATTTTACGTTGCCATCCTTGGTCTGAAACGGGTAAAGATCCAGTGCCAGACCATTTTTCATTAAAGCGAAATACAAGAGAAGAAGGATCACATTTGTGA
- a CDS encoding pseudouridine synthase, with the protein MRINKYIAHAGVASRRKAEELIKQGLVTVNGDVVRELATTIKSGDKVEVEGQPIYNEEKVYYLLNKPRGVISSVTDDKGRKTVVDLLPNVKERIYPVGRLDWDTSGVLILTNDGDFTDEMIHPRNEIDKVYVARVKGVANKENLRPLTRGVEIDGKKTKPAVYEILKVDPVKNRSVVQLTIHEGRNHQVKKMFEAVGLQVDKLSRTRFGHLDLTGLRPGESRRLNKKEISQLHTMAVTNNK; encoded by the coding sequence ATGAGAATCAATAAATATATTGCCCACGCAGGTGTGGCCAGTAGGAGAAAAGCAGAAGAGTTGATCAAGCAAGGCTTGGTGACTGTCAACGGTGATGTAGTACGTGAACTCGCAACGACCATCAAGTCTGGTGACAAGGTAGAAGTTGAAGGTCAACCCATCTACAACGAAGAAAAGGTCTATTATCTGCTCAATAAACCACGTGGTGTGATTTCCAGCGTGACAGATGATAAAGGGCGCAAGACTGTTGTCGACCTCTTGCCTAATGTGAAAGAACGTATCTACCCTGTGGGACGTTTGGACTGGGATACATCAGGTGTCTTGATTTTGACCAATGATGGGGACTTTACAGATGAGATGATTCACCCTCGTAATGAGATTGACAAGGTTTATGTCGCGCGTGTTAAAGGTGTGGCTAACAAGGAAAATCTTCGTCCCTTGACTCGTGGAGTTGAGATTGATGGCAAGAAAACCAAGCCAGCTGTTTACGAAATTCTAAAAGTAGATCCTGTAAAAAACCGTTCGGTTGTCCAGCTAACCATTCATGAAGGACGCAATCATCAGGTTAAAAAGATGTTTGAAGCAGTTGGGCTCCAAGTCGATAAGTTGTCTCGGACACGTTTTGGACATTTAGACTTGACAGGACTTCGTCCAGGAGAATCACGCCGTCTCAATAAAAAAGAAATCAGCCAGCTACACACCATGGCTGTAACAAATAATAAATAA
- a CDS encoding segregation/condensation protein A, which yields MDIKLKDFEGPLDLLLHLVSKYQMDIYDVPITEVIEQYLAYISTLQAMRLEVAGEYMVMASQLMLIKSRKLLPKVAEVTDLEDDLEQDLLSQIEEYRKFKLLGEQLEAKHQERAQYYSKAPTELIYEDAELVHDKTTIDLFLAFSNLLSKKKEEFSQNHTTILRDEYKIEDMMVIVREALVEGQQLCLQDLFKETKDLQEVITLFLATLELIKTQEILLIQKESFGDIYLMKKKDENQVEQSRS from the coding sequence ATGGATATTAAATTAAAAGATTTTGAAGGGCCTTTGGATCTTCTTTTGCACTTGGTTTCAAAGTACCAGATGGATATCTATGATGTGCCGATTACAGAGGTTATCGAGCAATATCTAGCCTATATCTCGACATTACAAGCTATGCGTTTGGAAGTCGCAGGTGAGTACATGGTCATGGCTAGTCAACTCATGCTGATCAAGAGTCGCAAGCTCTTGCCAAAGGTTGCAGAAGTGACAGACCTAGAGGATGACCTGGAGCAGGACCTCCTTTCTCAAATCGAAGAATACCGCAAGTTTAAACTTTTGGGAGAGCAGTTGGAAGCCAAGCATCAAGAACGAGCTCAGTATTACTCAAAAGCGCCGACAGAGTTGATTTATGAGGATGCTGAACTTGTCCACGATAAGACTACTATCGATCTTTTCTTAGCCTTTTCAAACTTGCTTTCTAAGAAAAAAGAAGAATTCTCGCAAAATCATACAACCATTTTACGAGATGAGTACAAGATTGAGGATATGATGGTTATCGTCCGAGAAGCTTTGGTTGAAGGTCAACAATTATGCTTGCAAGATTTGTTTAAAGAAACCAAGGATTTACAAGAGGTCATCACGCTCTTTTTAGCGACCTTGGAGTTGATTAAAACCCAAGAAATTCTCTTAATCCAAAAAGAGAGCTTTGGAGATATCTATCTCATGAAAAAGAAAGACGAAAATCAAGTAGAGCAGAGTCGATCTTGA
- the scpB gene encoding SMC-Scp complex subunit ScpB, producing the protein MSTLAEIEALLFVAGEEGIRIRQLAELLSLPPTGIQQSLEKLVQKYEKDPDSSLALIETGGAYRLVTKPQFAAILKEYSKAPINQSLSRAALETLSIIAYKQPITRIEIDAIRGVNSSGALAKLQAFDLIKEDGKKEVLGRPNLYVSTDYFLDYMGINHLEELPVINELDIQAQESQLFGERIEEDENQ; encoded by the coding sequence ATGAGTACTTTAGCAGAAATAGAAGCGCTCTTGTTTGTAGCGGGTGAAGAGGGGATAAGGATTCGTCAGTTGGCTGAGCTCCTTTCTTTGCCACCGACTGGGATTCAGCAAAGCTTAGAAAAGTTAGTCCAAAAGTATGAAAAAGACCCAGATTCCAGTTTAGCCTTGATTGAGACAGGTGGTGCCTACAGATTGGTAACCAAGCCTCAATTTGCAGCTATTTTGAAAGAATATTCTAAGGCGCCCATCAACCAGAGTCTATCTCGAGCTGCGCTAGAAACCTTGTCCATCATTGCTTATAAGCAGCCTATCACACGGATAGAAATTGATGCCATCCGTGGGGTTAATTCAAGTGGAGCCTTAGCAAAGTTGCAGGCTTTTGATCTGATAAAGGAAGACGGGAAAAAAGAGGTTTTGGGTCGCCCAAATCTTTATGTAAGCACAGATTATTTCTTGGATTACATGGGAATTAATCATCTGGAAGAATTGCCAGTGATAAATGAGCTTGACATTCAAGCACAAGAAAGCCAATTATTTGGTGAAAGGATAGAAGAAGATGAGAATCAATAA
- the xerD gene encoding site-specific tyrosine recombinase XerD → MREGISAFLEEKQGLSVNSKQSYKYDLEQFLDLIGERISETSLKIYQAQLSNFKISAQKRKVSACNQFLYFLYQKGKIATFYRLELPKQAEKKQVQSELLDLSSFWQESTYPEGRLIALLIVELGLLPSEILAIKTSDVNLDFQVLRINKASQQRILSLPTNLLAELEPLMGQTYLFEKSGKPYSRQWAFRQLEAFLKENGFSDLSAQGLREQFILRQIEEKVDLYEIAKKLGLKTVMTLEKYR, encoded by the coding sequence ATGAGAGAAGGAATTTCAGCATTTTTAGAAGAAAAACAAGGTTTGTCTGTGAATTCTAAGCAATCCTATAAGTATGACTTGGAGCAGTTTTTAGATTTGATTGGAGAACGAATCTCTGAGACAAGTTTAAAAATCTACCAAGCTCAACTATCAAATTTTAAAATTAGTGCCCAAAAGCGCAAGGTTTCTGCTTGCAATCAATTTCTTTACTTTTTATACCAGAAGGGGAAAATTGCTACCTTTTATCGTTTAGAATTGCCAAAACAGGCTGAGAAAAAGCAAGTTCAGTCAGAACTTTTAGACCTCAGTTCTTTCTGGCAAGAAAGTACCTATCCAGAAGGGCGTTTAATAGCCTTATTGATAGTTGAATTGGGCCTCTTGCCTAGTGAAATTCTAGCCATAAAAACAAGTGATGTGAATCTAGACTTTCAAGTATTGAGAATCAATAAAGCTTCTCAACAAAGAATCTTGAGCCTTCCCACAAACTTGCTTGCAGAGTTAGAACCCTTGATGGGGCAGACCTATCTCTTTGAAAAATCTGGGAAGCCATACTCCCGTCAGTGGGCCTTTCGTCAGTTAGAAGCCTTTCTAAAGGAAAATGGTTTTTCAGACTTATCTGCCCAAGGATTGAGAGAACAGTTCATCTTAAGACAAATCGAAGAAAAGGTTGACTTGTACGAAATTGCTAAAAAATTAGGATTAAAGACAGTCATGACCTTGGAAAAATATAGATAA